The Tenebrio molitor chromosome 5, icTenMoli1.1, whole genome shotgun sequence genome has a segment encoding these proteins:
- the Ziz gene encoding dedicator of cytokinesis protein 9 isoform X1: MSERKFARGLGKPGTAAQLRETVSQVVKENTVLNKPQLVEPLDFENFLLKNKTVLQNDPQRELLLYPSDDISEIVLPRRYRTLYQTFPSSEETENCGLFTKQCIASYSSNWNLIHYKYNAYSGTYADLPKIPNAEYKEENYEIDIDTDAEDDVKPRIDSITKEGYLMKGPEVGSERTFVNIGSKSFKRRYCSLRQEVDGTYMLELYKDERKGEAKVTIVMDFCTDVVKNPKRGRFCFELRMTSGHKSYLLAAENETDFKEWLSKLSSVLQQNRLQEEKRAASLERERNTPPPSPQVQPFGTLKGLEQSMNPQLIKYARETDVSIASSRKDNRNKLFPLYPQLASNLKSPNSSQNQVEPYKEMFGNRVFIKCESIKFRLQAVDEKDNLCQVEPYHTTLCLFDAKNSRKLTENFHFDVNSPCIRRTMFAGNGPDVKLDLPQGVNQQWLFFPRQALISITNPHPDIFLVVRIEKVLQGGICQSSEAYVKASKDPRISMKVYKNIGTCCQRLGNYRMPFAWAVRPLFRLYSNELDNTSDFHAIYRQEPNKLTDEELLKLLTEYRKPDKFSKFTVIPGSLQIKITAMNELPSNCLTTALVPLKAFPVPPSTEPTIEVAEFEASSERDVHPYTTFVNHLYVYPLSLNFDTQKMFARARNIACLVELRDSDNEEARGLQCIYGRPGQSLLVSQASCAVLHHNTIPTWYEEVKIKLPINLLSTHHLLFIFYHISCDTTKKRENGIENCVGYAWLPLLQKGKLNVDVQTVPVAAHLPPGYLAVHPFGLGKGNAGPEITWIDGQKPIFTVGFNLYSTVNTKDQHLFNLFVHAERLLDPKPSALPSETETCKILKALHAIQLTTLITFLPTLLNQLFALLVSTSSEEIGLNVMRVLINLVNMVYEAGRKETLQAYVKYVFMTPLSKRSITVHEEMCKHLPIILHPNNTDFLVVNKFMHHGDFFFDVIVKGMAQHLLLSGRIKMHRHERFSSDYHQKIETLMQILMPYILNKYKEMPVETKELNKSLAHFLKKCLSLMDRGFVFKLVNLYMEKFNPGDPRILQEYKFSFLEIICNHEHYVAFNLPIQHTKLSPKSRSPDSVHEFALSEEFCKHHFVVALLLQEVKTSLNEMTHIRKIALNTLRDLVAKHELDDRYQNKGQLNRIALVYMPWLGIVLDNLNRLDTVDKTEDSHDTSIVNRISSSSSYMFGKSSAASDATPRSHRFTLHIDKDSPMHIRNSAFFEAIAGQSLVNGNSLSIDSDISVMSADAQSTTSQDTTIVREDLLRNGDSKSSHTRTTSHVQRYDKLQLSEVKDVLLIFLFVVKYLGEEQLIAWWHQCSESDVASFFAVLEMSLHCFKYVGKRNVTVVKSHGGDNPKSNPKKAHTLPARMNPAEINHENTSTLVIHIPNRENLVSAENEVQKKQQAVLEQHLATEAGLITLDAMGLYCMNFRKNLLIAEGDNDVMKKIFDIYLTFMQIGQSEALFKHVFAALRAFINNYSSVLFQGNAVLCGRLCYELLKCCNSRLSSVRQESCAILYLLMRSNFEFTNRKGLTRVHLQVIISVSQMLGNIVGLNNARFQESLSLINSYASSDKAMKGTGFPVEVKDLTKRIRTVLMATLQMREHHHDPEMLVDLQHSLANSYASTPELRHTWLETMTRNHARDGNYSEAACCQLHIAALMAEYLKLKRVQPWGAEAFERISSNISRDEKGLKLDAGVQDVQYTEIVLLEQLETCVRCVDKSERYETMGELYKLIVPMYEKARNYEMLKKSYQNLAQNYEKIVQANKSGRRLLGRYYRVGFYGQAYFEEDSGVEYVYKEPKVTSLSEISERLERQYCDKFGQDAVKMIQDSTPVIMTDLDPKYAYIQVTHVTPYLEKTELEDRQNEFEQNHDINTFMFETPFTKDGKARGNPEEQWKRRTILKTEYSFPYVKKRIKVASRRTAELSPIEVAINEMQVRVQELEDVVFTEQTDAKKLQLLLQGSVCVQVNAGPLAYASVFLDPALCNMYPEDKVEELKDIYRWVETVRWEVSIDSVSREFLKICYSALQVNGKLISQEQHEYQEVLRQNYKKLCTSLSNLFGESLWPHDETGSFKRNSMALFSAISGASQNSSTA, translated from the exons ATGAGTGAAAGGAAATTCGCGAGAGGCCTAGGAAAACCGGGAACGGCAGCCCAACTCAGGGAAACCGTCTCGCAAGTCGTCAAGGAAAACACGGTGCTT AATAAACCTCAGCTCGTCGAACCTTTGGACTTTGAAAATTTCCTCCTCAAAAACAAGACCGTGCTTCAGAATGATCCACAACGCGAACTCTTGCTCTACCCCTCCGACGACATCTCG GAGATCGTCCTGCCCAGGAGGTACAGGACCTTGTATCAGACGTTCCCCTCGAGCGAGGAGACGGAAAACTGCGGCCTCTTCACCAAGCAGTGCATCGCCAGTTACTCCTCCAACTGGAACTTGATACACTACAAGTACAACGCCTACTCGGGAACTTACGCCGACCTCCCCAAGATACCCAACGCGGAGTACAAGGAGGAGAACTACGAGATCGACATAGACACGGATGCCGAAGACGACGTCAAGCCGAGGATCGACAGCATCACGAAAGAGGGGTACTTGATGAAGGGGCCCGAGGTGGGGTCCGAGAGGACGTTCGTCAACATCGGTTCCAAGAGTTTCAAACGGAGGTACTGTTCGCTGCGCCAGGAAGTCGACGGCACTTACATGCTGGAGTTGTACAAGGACGAGCGGAAGGGCGAGGCCAAGGTCACGATCGTTATGGATTTCTGTACGGATGTTGTCAAG AATCCCAAGAGGGGGCGCTTTTGCTTTGAGTTGAGGATGACTTCTGGACACAAGTCCTACCTGTTGGCGGCTGAAAACGAAACGGATTTTAAGGAATGGCTCAGCAAGTTGAGCTCGGTGCTCCAGCAGAACAGGTTACAAGAAGAGAAGCGCGCCGCTTCGCTCGAACGAG AGCGGAACACGCCGCCCCCGTCGCCGCAGGTGCAGCCCTTCGGGACGCTGAAAGGCCTCGAGCAGAGCATGAACCCGCAATTGATCAAGTACGCCCGCGAGACCGACGTGAGCATAGCCTCTTCGCGCAAGGACAACCGCAACAAGCTGTTCCCGCTGTACCCCCAGCTGGCGTCCAACTTGAAATCTCCGAATTCTAGTCAGAACCAGGTCGAACCGTACAAGGAGATGTTCGGTAACAGGGTGTTCATCAAGTGCGAGAGCATCAAGTTCCGGTTGCAAGCGGTCGACGAGAAGGACAACCTGTGCCAAGTGGAGCCCTACCACACCACCCTGTGCCTCTTCGATGCCAAAAATTCGAGAAAGCTGACCGAGAACTTCCATTTCGACGTGAACAGTCCTTGCATCAGGAGGACGATGTTCGCCGGCAACGGGCCCGACGTCAAGCTGGACCTGCCGCAGGGAGTCAACCAACAGTGGTTGTTCTTTCCGCGGCAAGCACTCATCAGCATCACCAACCCCCATCCGGACATTTTCCTGGTCGTCAGGATCGAGAAGGTGCTCCAGGGGGGCATCTGTCAGAGCTCGGAGGCCTACGTCAAGGCCAGCAAGGACCCCAGGATCAGCATGAAGGTGTACAAGAACATCGGTACTTGCTGCCAGCGGCTGGGGAACTATCGGATGCCTTTCGCGTGGGCCGTCAGGCCGTTGTTTAG GTTGTACAGTAACGAATTAGATAACACGTCGGACTTCCACGCCATCTACCGGCAAGAACCCAACAAGCTGACTGACGAGGAGCTCCTCAAGTTGCTGACCGAATACCGAAAGCCTgataaatttagtaaattcaCTGTGATCCCCGGTTCCTTACAAATAAAGATAACTGCCATGAACGAGTTACCCTCAA ATTGTCTCACCACCGCTCTGGTGCCGCTGAAGGCGTTCCCGGTGCCCCCCAGCACCGAGCCCACCATCGAGGTGGCCGAATTCGAGGCCAGCTCCGAGAGGGACGTCCACCCCTACACCACATTCGTCAACCATCTGTACGTCTACCCCCTCAGTCTGAACTTCGACACCCAGAAGATGTTCGCCAGGGCTCGGAACATCGCCTGCCTGGTCGAACTCAGGGATTCGGACAACGAAGAGGCGAGGGGGCTCCAGTGCATATACGGGAGGCCGGGACAGAGCCTGTTGGTGTCTCAGGCGTCGTGCGCTGTCCTCCACCACAACACCATCCCCACTTGGTACGAAGAGGTCAAGATAAAGCTCCCGATAAATCTGCTGTCGACGCATCACCTGTTGTTCATTTTTTACCACATTTCCTGCGATACCACGAAGAAGAGAGAGAACGGGATTGAGAACTGCGTGGGGTACGCGTGGTTGCCGCTGTTGCAGAAGGGCAAGCTGAACGTGGACGTGCAGACCGTACCGGTGGCGGCGCACCTGCCCCCGGGGTACCTGGCGGTGCACCCGTTCGGCCTAGGGAAAGGG AATGCAGGTCCCGAGATCACCTGGATAGACGGACAGAAACCAATCTTCACCGTCGGCTTCAACCTCTACTCCACCGTCAATACCAAAGACCAACACCTCTTCAACTTGTTCGTCCACGCCGAGCGCCTCCTCGACCCCAAACCGTCGGCGCTGCCCTCCGAAACCGAAACTTGCAAGATCCTGAAGGCGTTGCACGCCATCCAACTCACCACGCTGATAACATTCCTGCCGACCCTCCTCAACCAGCTGTTCGCCCTGTTGGTGTCGACCAGCAGCGAAGAGATCGGCCTGAACGTGATGAGGGTCCTCATCAATCTGGTCAACATGGTGTACGAGGCCGGGCGCAAGGAGACCCTGCAGGCGTACGTCAAATACGTGTTCATGACGCCGCTCAGCAAGAGGAGCATCACCGTGCACGAAGAGATGTGCAAGCACCTGCCCATCATCCTCCACCCCAACAACACCGACTTCTTGGTGGTGAACAAATTCATGCACCACGGCGACTTTTTCTTCGACGTCATAGTGAAGGGGATGGCTCAACACTTGCTCCTCTCGGGGCGCATCAAG ATGCACAGGCACGAGCGCTTCTCGTCGGACTACCACCAGAAGATCGAGACTCTGATGCAGATCCTCATGCCCTACATACTCAACAAGTACAAAGAGATGCCGGTCGAGACCAAGGAGCTGAACAAGAGCCTGGCCCACTTCCTGAAGAAGTGCCTATCGCTGATGGACCGCGGGTTCGTCTTCAAACTGGTCAACCTCTACATGGAGAAGTTCAATCCGGGCGACCCCCGCATCCTGCAAGAGTACAAGTTCTCGTTCTTGGAGATCATCTGCAACCACGAGCACTACGTCGCCTTCAACCTGCCGATACAGCACACCAAGCTCAGTCCGAAGAGTCGCTCGCCCGATAGCGTCCACGAGTTCGCCCTGTCGGAAGAGTTCTGCAAGCACCATTTCGTCGTGGCGCTGTTGCTCCAGGAGGTGAAGACATCACTGAACGAGATGACGCACATACGGAAGATAGCGTTAAACACCTTGAGGGACCTGGTGGCCAAGCACGAGTTGGATGACAGGTACCAGAACAAGGGACAGCTCAACAGGATAGCTCTGGTTTACATGCCCTGGCTGGGGATCGTCCTGGACAATCTCAATCGGTTGGACACGGTGGACAAGACGGAGGACAGTCACGACACCAGCATAGTCAATCGGATCTCGTCGAGCAGTTCGTACATGTTCGGGAAGAGTTCGGCGGCGAGCGACGCGACACCTAGGAGTCACAGGTTCACCTTGCACATAGACAAAGACAGTCCGATGCACATCCGGAACTCGGCGTTCTTCGAGGCCATCGCCGGACAAT CTCTGGTCAACGGTAACTCGTTGAGCATCGACTCGGACATATCGGTGATGTCGGCCGACGCCCAATCCACCACGTCCCAAGACACGACCATCGTCCGGGAGGACCTCCTCAGGAACGGCGACTCGAAATCTTCGCACACCCGCACCACGTCCCACGTCCAAAGATACGACAAGCTCCAACTGTCCGAGGTGAAGGACGTCCTCTTGATCTTCCTGTTCGTGGTGAAGTACCTCGGCGAGGAGCAGTTGATCGCGTGGTGGCATCAGTGCAGCGAGAGCGACGTCGCCAGTTTCTTCGCCGTGCTGGAGATGAGTCTGCACTGCTTCAAGTACGTGGGAAAGCGGAACGTGACCGTGGTGAAGTCGCACGGCGGCGACAACCCCAAGAGCAACCCGAAGAAGGCTCACACTCTACCGGCGAGGATGAACCCAGCCGAAATCAACCACGAGAATACCAGCACGCTGGTCATACACATACCCAACAGGGAGAATCTGGTCAGCGCCGAGAACGAGGTCCAGAAGAAGCAGCAGGCCGTGCTGGAACAACACCTTGCGACGGAAGCTGGCTTGATCACGTTGGACGCGATGGGACTGTATTGCATGAACTTCAGGAAGAATTTGTTGATCGCGGAGGGCGACAACGATGTCATGAAGAAGATATTCGACATTTATTTGACGTTCATGCAGATCGGACAGAGCGAGGCGCTGTTCAAGCACGTCTTCGCGGCGTTGCGGGCCTTCATCAACAACTACTCGTCAGTGTTGTTTCAAG GTAATGCCGTCTTGTGCGGCCGCCTCTGCTACGAATTGCTGAAGTGCTGCAACAGCCGCCTCTCCTCGGTCCGTCAAGAATCGTGCGCCATCTTGTACCTCCTGATGCGAAGCAATTTCGAATTCACCAATCGCAAGGGTCTCACCAGGGTCCACCTCCAAGTGATAATATCGGTCTCGCAGATGTTGGGGAACATAGTTGGATTGAACAACGCTCGCTTCCAGGAGAGTTTGTCTCTGATCAACAGCTACGCTTCGAGCGACAAGGCTATGAAAGGGACAG GTTTCCCCGTGGAGGTGAAGGACCTGACGAAGCGCATTCGCACCGTCCTCATGGCCACCTTGCAGATGCGCGAGCACCACCACGACCCCGAGATGTTGGTAGACCTGCAGCACAGCCTGGCCAACTCGTACGCCTCCACCCCCGAACTGCGACACACCTGGCTGGAAACCATGACGAGAAATCACGCCCGCGACGGCAACTACTCCGAAGCCGCCTGCTGTCAGCTGCACATCGCCGCCCTCATGGCCGAGTACCTGAAACTGAAGAGGGTGCAGCCGTGGGGGGCGGAGGCGTTCGAGAGGATCTCGTCGAACATCTCGCGTGACGAGAAGGGTCTCAAGCTGGACGCCGGCGTCCAGGACGTCCAGTACACCGAGATCGTGCTCCTCGAGCAGCTGGAGACGTGCGTCCGGTGCGTGGACAAATCGGAACGGTACGAGACCATGGGCGAGCTGTACAAGCTGATCGTCCCGATGTACGAGAAGGCGCGCAACTACGAGATGCTGAAGAAGTCGTACCAGAACCTGGCGCAGAACTACGAGAAGATCGTGCAGGCGAACAAGAGCGGCAGGAGGCTGCTGGGCAGGTACTACAGGGTCGGGTTTTACGGACAGGCGTACTTCGAGGAGGACAGTGGGGTGGAGTACGTGTACAAGGAGCCGAAGGTGACGTCGCTCAGCGAGATCTCGGAGAGGTTGGAGAGGCAGTACTGCGACAAGTTTGGACAGGATGCGGTCAAGATGATTCAGGACTCGACGCCG GTGATCATGACCGACTTGGACCCCAAGTACGCTTACATCCAGGTGACCCACGTGACTCCGTACCTGGAGAAGACGGAACTGGAAGACCGACAAAACGAGTTCGAGCAGAATCACGACATCAACACGTTCATGTTCGAGACGCCCTTCACGAAAGACGGCAAAGCGCGAGGAAACCCCGAGGAGCAGTGGAAGCGGCGAACCATCCTGAAAA CCGAATACTCGTTTCCCTACGTGAAGAAACGGATCAAAGTCGCGTCGAGGAGGACCGCGGAGCTGAGTCCCATCGAGGTGGCCATCAACGAGATGCAGGTCCGGGTGCAGGAGCTGGAGGACGTGGTGTTCACCGAGCAGACGGACGCGAAAAAGCTCCAGTTGCTGCTGCAAGGGAGCGTGTGCGTCCAGGTGAACGCCGGACCTCTGGCGTACGCCTCGGTGTTTCTGGATCCGGCCCTGTGCAATATGTATCCGGAGGACAAGGTGGAGGAGCTGAAGGACATTTACAGGTGGGTAGAAACGGTGCGGTGGGAGGTGTCGATCGATTCTGTTTCCAGAGAGTTTTTGAAAATCTGCTACTCCGCCCTGCAAGTCAACGGCAAGTTGATATCGCAGGAGCAGCACGAGTACCAAGAGGTGTTGAGGCAGAACTACAAGAAGTTGTGCACGTCGCTGTCGAATCTGTTCGGGGAGTCCCTGTGGCCCCACGACGAGACAGGCAGTTTCAAAAGGAACAGTATGGCCCTGTTCAGTGCGATCAGCGGGGCCTCGCAAAATTCGAGTACGGCGTGA